The genomic region aaagttgataatttcacacctttattcaagaattatacaattttatcaaacatcagaagacgatatttataattttttaaaataacaaggggctatttataactatttcaaAACCGCAGATGTGTATGATTATGCAGACAGTGAGCTCAAAACGACTTGGATTTTGAGGACGTTGAGATTAGTGATGAGTAGAAGAACGGCTAGAGCAGTGAAAGCGACAATGAAATGCCTCTCCAAGAACATCTTTCCATGGAAATCGAGTTCTGTGGGTAATGAAGTATTCACTGACTGAATGCCTGAAGGAAGAAACAGCACCCTGGAGCAACTTCTTGATTTACAGAAATGGAGCTGCAGGGATTGGAATCTTATAGTCGATACAAACAGCATAGACATGTAAACCCGCAATAGGAAATATAGGTGATGAACGGAAGACATATATACGCTCAAAACCAGTTTGAAAACAGAACTTTGAGACATGGAACACGTTGATCGACGATGCAATAGCACATGCCGTAAATCTGCTTTAGGTAGATTAAGTTACTCTCTCAATATTCTCTTATCAGGAAAGACAATCCCAATAAAGAATTCATGTATGAATATGAGGATCATGTCGTCGTTAGACTGATAATTCTATATCTAAGTTTACAAGCCAGAGATGTTGCTTGATCAAGATTCTATGAAGGTAAACCATAACGTTTAATAACTGGCCGAGGATGATAGATGTAATGGGCATTATATAGCTGGAAAAGAACAGAGAAACGTAAATCTTTACACGTATAGAAACATCAATCTTCTACTGATACAACAAGGAGTTCAAAATCTGTATTTTTtgcttcaaaaaaaaaagttatatgtTCAGAGAAGCAAACTAAGTTTGATACACAAAACTGTCAATTTTGTGCAGATGTGGGAGAAGTGAAGTGAAGATACTTACCTGTGACTTCACTATATCACAATCTCGAGTTATCGTCTGTCTGATTGGTATCAAACGGCAAACACTATGATCGTCGTCatttgataaaaagaaaaacttcataTTGTATATTGGCAATCATGAGACTCCTGAAACTGTCGACGAGGTCTACTTCTTTGGTTTCTGGTACTGTGCAGTAAATTTGTCTTGCTGAGGATGCTGCATTAGGTGTAGGGATGTCGATCCAAGGAGGAAATTGATCCTGTGAATCTCATTTCCCCATGAAGACATTAACCTCTTACTAATCGACCAAATCCGTTGGTAGGAAATAGTCAAATGAATC from Sesamum indicum cultivar Zhongzhi No. 13 linkage group LG3, S_indicum_v1.0, whole genome shotgun sequence harbors:
- the LOC105158482 gene encoding uncharacterized protein LOC105158482; this translates as MKFFFLSNDDDHSVCRLIPIRQTITRDCDIVKSQLHFCKSRSCSRVLFLPSGIQSVNTSLPTELDFHGKMFLERHFIVAFTALAVLLLITNLNVLKIQVVLSSLSA